The following are encoded in a window of Pseudophryne corroboree isolate aPseCor3 chromosome 3 unlocalized genomic scaffold, aPseCor3.hap2 SUPER_3_unloc_2, whole genome shotgun sequence genomic DNA:
- the LOC134983612 gene encoding zinc finger protein OZF-like: protein MDKERSYMTEEILNLTLEIIYLLTGEDYTVVKKSTVVLIPSSSHRLSGELSKNQSPITVPPPRSLVHERHNDQKILELTNKIIQLLTGEDENSREASVQTCVMGDQPCKEEEIPTGISTGHEHQQWNTTERPGCEIEDNPVLQGPPAGTTVDQEIRPEHHTATTSPDPSNPEECSDKPDMVTHSTDTIGGTFFPCPDYDKCFAHNVSVISQQNSHTAEKQFPCCTCGKSFAQKATLIRHQRIHTGEKPFPCFVCGKCFTQKSDLVVHQRIHTNEKPYSCSECGKCFTQKSTLVAHQKFHTREKPFACADCGKCFTRKSDLSKHQRIHSGEKPFTCSDCGKCFIRKPDLVKHQRIHTGEKPFICSECGSCFTHKPNLVAHQRIHKGERPFACSDCGKCFTQKASLLDHQRIHTGEKPFACSDCGKCFTQRSILFKHQTIHTGAKPFICSYCGKCFKLKSDIVRHQRIHTHHHR, encoded by the exons ATGGACAAGGAGAGGAGTTACATGACTGAAGAGATATTGAACCTGACCTtggagatcatctacctactgactggggag gattacacagtagtgaagaagtccACTGTGGTCTTGATTCCAAGTAGTAGCCATCGTCTGTCAGGAGAACTGAGCAAGAACCAGAgccccatcacagtgcctccacctcgcTCACTGGtacatgagaggcacaatgaccagaagatcctggaactcaccaacaagatcattcagctactgactggagag GATGAAAACTCGAGAGAAGCGAGTGTTCAGACGTGTGTGATGGGTGATCAgccgtgtaaggaggaggaaatccctacaggtatcagcacag GTCATGAGCACCAGCAATGGAATACCACAGAGAGACCTGGCTGTGAAATAGAAGATAACCCCGTCTTGCAAGGTCCTCCAGCAGGGACCACCGTTGATCAAGAGATACGTCCAGAACATCACACTGCCACGACATCACCTGATCCCTCTAATCCGGAGGAGTGTTCTGATAAACCAGATATGGTGACGCATAGTACAGATACTATAGGTGGGACATTCTTTCCATGCCCCGACTATGATAAGTGCTTTGCCCATAATGTCAGTGTTATATCACAGCAGAACAGTCACACGGCGGAGAAGCAGTTTCCATGCTGTACATGTGGGAAAAGCTTTGCACAGAAAGCCACGCTCATTCGCCATCAGAGGATCCACACCGGGGAGAAACCTTTTCCCTGCttcgtgtgtgggaaatgttttacgcagAAATCCGACCTGGTGGTGCACCAACGGATCCACACCAACGAGAAGCCCTATTCCTGctccgagtgcgggaaatgttttacccagaagtCAACTCTGGTGGCACACCAGAAATTCCACACCCGCGAGAAGCCCTTCGCCTGCGCCGACTGCGGCAAATGCTTCACCCGGAAGTCGGACCTCAGTAAGCACCAGCGAATCCACAGCGGCGAAAAGCCTTTCACCTGCTCCGATTGCGGCAAATGTTTCATACGCAAGCCGGACCTGGTCAAACACCAGCGAATCCACACCGGGGAGAAGCCCTTTATTTGTTCGGAGTGCGGGTCCTGCTTCACACATAAACCCAATCTGGTGGCGCATCAGCGCATTCACAAGGGGGAGAGGCCGTTCGCCTGCTCGGACTGTGGGAAGTGTTTCACCCAGAAAGCCAGCCTGCTCgaccatcagaggattcacactggGGAGAAACCGTTTGCCTGTTccgattgtgggaaatgttttacgcagAGATCCATTCTATTTAAACATCAAACCATTCACACCGGCGCCAAGCCGTTCATCTGCTCCTACTGTGGGAAATGCTTCAAGCTGAAATCCGACATCGTTAGACATCAGAGGATCCACACCCATCACCACCGGTGA